The Bacteroidota bacterium DNA window GCCCTGCCCCATGCCTCCCGTTGCTCCGCCGAACGCACTGGCGCTACTCCTAGGTATGGCTGTGTTCGTGGCGAGCAGCGGCGTTCAAGCCCAGGACCCTGCGTTCCTCCGTACTGAGGCCGCTGCGAACACCCACACGCTCGAAATCCGAGACGGTCACCTCCACCTCGACGGCGAGCAACTCCCCGAAAACGCCGTCCCAGCCGGCCTCGACCTGGACGGCCTAGCCTTCGTGATGCAGTACAGCGGCTCAGTCGCCCCTGTGCTCACACTCCGTGGCGTGGCCTATGTCCTGGACGGCGCCCGGCTGATACGCTTCGACGAGATCGAGCAGGCGGGCGATGCCGCGCAGGTGTACGGTCTCGGACAGCCTGCTGACGCACGCGCGGTGCCGCTTCGTTCGCAGGCGGCTCCGCAGCCCGTCGTCACGAGCGAGCAGGCCTACCTGATGCGCCTCTCGGAGCACGACCGCCGACTCTACGACCTCCTCCAGCAGGAGCGCGCTATGGAAGCAGAAGCGCAGGCGCTCGCCGTTCGCGTCCGGCGGACGGCCGACCCGACTCGTCGGGACAGTCTCGTTAGCGATCTCCGTGCCCGCATCGACGCCATCTTCGCGTTGAAACAGGAGGTACGGCGTGCCGAGATCGAGCAAGCGTCTGCGCAACTCGACGCCGTCCGGGCCCGACTCGATGAGCGGGCGACCCGCCGTGACGCCATCGTGCAAGAGCGGCTGCGCAGCCTCCTCGGCGACCTCGCCGACTGACCTTTCGTCCCCTGAGCCGACGTAGCGCGCGGGCCGGGCGGTCCCGCACCGCTGCTCAATCATGCTCCGCCCGCAACGCAACGTGCCATGACTCACGCACTACGCTTCCGTCTGCTCCCGCTGCTCGTGCTCGGCCTCGCCCTGGCTCCGTCCATCGCCTACGCTCAGAATGACGGCGACGAAGTCGAGCGCCGCATCACCCTACGGGTGGACGGCGACAGCATCTACGTCGAGCGCAACGGCGAGACGACGGTCGTGCCCAACACGCCGGAGGGCCGCGCCGAACTCGACGACCTCAACTTCGACCTGGAGCGCAACAGGATCCGGATCGAGGTGGACAAGGACGATATTGATTTCGGTCTCGATGGGGATGGCGACATCCGCGTCTTTCGCATGCGGCGAGGGGGCCCCGAGGGCTCCGGCTTCGAGCGCGAATTCGAGTTCGATGGCCCCGGCCTGGCGCTTCGGCGCTTCGGCCCTGAGGGCTTCGGCCCCAACGGCTTCGCGACCTTCCGCTTCGACGACGACATGACCTGGGTGGCTGAGGACGCCGAGGCCCAAGCCGAGATCATGGGCAAGGAGATGGAAGCCCGCGAACTCGCCCGCCAGCTCCGCAATGCCGAGGAGGGCGACCGCGCCGATCTCGAAGCGGACCTCGACGAATTGCTTGCTGACCTCTTCGAGATGAAGCTGGAGCAGCGCCGCGCGTCCGTCGAGCGGCTCGAAGAGAAGCTGGCTCAGGAGGAGAATGCCCTGGCCGAGCGCGAAGCCGCCCGCGCCGACATCATCGAGCGCCGCAAGCAGCAACTCCTTGGCGAGGACACCTTGGAGTGGTGAGGCCACTGCCCGCGTAAGCCGACCGAAGGGCACGTAGCACCGAGCGGAGACGCCGGGTGCTACGTGCCCTTCGGTGTGTTGTGGAGGTAGCGGTCCTCCAATGCGTGCATCGCGGCTTTCTCGTCGGGTGTCGCGTCGTCATAGCCGACGAGGTGCAGCACGCCGTGGACGACGTAGCGCAGCGCCTCGGCGTCGAACGTGGTGCCAAACTCAGGGGCGCGCTCGGCGGCCGTGTCCAGGTCGACGTAGACCTCCCCCTCCACGAAGCCCTCCGCGAGCGCGTCTTCGTCGAGGTTGAAGGAGAGCACATCGGTGGTGCAGTCGTGGTCGAGCCAAGCCCGGTTGAGGTCCAACACCGTCGCGTGGTCGGCAAGCACGATGCTCACGTCTTGCGCGGTAAAGCCCTCGCCGCCGAGAGCATGCTGGACGGTTGCAATGACGATGTCTGGGTCGAGCGTGCGCTCAGCGTGCGCGAGGACCACGGCTATCGCGCCACGGTCCACCGGGTCATTTCCCAAAGCCGCTCTCCTCGTCGAACAGGGTCTCGCTGAGGGACAGCGCGACGGCACTCATCATCACCTCAGGCGGGAGCTGCGTGAAGTCGGCCAAGAGCAGCCGGTCGGCCACGTTGGCGTAGAGTGAACTCCCGGCCTCGCGCTCCACGACGAGGCCACTTGTGGCGCCGTTGGGTGCGCCCATCTTGGAGAAGAAGATCACCTCGCCCAGTTCCTCCGAGGCCACGAAGCCGGTACAGTCCTGGAGTTGGAGAAACGAGTTCGTGGCATAGACCGAGACGAGCGCCATCGTGGTCATGCGGCCGTTATGCCCGTCCGGCACGGCGACCTCCGGCGTGATCTCCAGGGCTAGCGTGCGCCCGCTCGCCGCGTGCGTCAACTCGTAGCGGACGAGCGACCCGTCGCGCTGCACCGGGACGCCGAGCGCCTCGGCGATGCGGTCGAAGTCGGTGGCAGAGAAGGCGAAGGCCATGACGGGAGCAGCGGGGAAGAGAAGGAGGACGCTCGAATCTACGAACGGAAGCGGCCGCGGGTCCCCCGCCTGGAGGGGAGGGCTACCCTGCCTCAGAAGGGAGCGCAGCCGCGGCCTCCCCAGACGTCGGCGCAGCATCGGAGGCCGCGGGGGCTCGGTCTTGCTCGAAGGCGCGGCGCAGCGTATCGGCGTTGAGGCGGAAGCTTTCGTCGCCGACGGTGTCCGCGATCTTGTCGGAGAACGAGGCCACCTCGTCGAAGGCCTCGTTGGCGAGGTAGGTCTGTTGGATGAATTGCGCGTACTGCAGGCCGGTCTGCATTTCCGAGTTCGTCACGCTCCTCAGGAAGTAGAGCGCGAGGTCTTCGCCCTGCTGCATGATCGCGACGACGCGGTCGCGGTCACCGAGCGCCTCGTAGGCGGTTGCCATCGTGTAGAGCGAATAGAAGTCCGGCGGGATCACCTCGGCGGCGACCTCGGTCTCGACCCGGTTGAGCAGCGTCCGAGCGTCGTCGGCGCGGCCCTGGTTGGCGAGGGCTTCCGCGACCGTGGCAAACACCGCGCGGTAGTTGTCGGCCATCTGGCGAATGTTCTCGTCGTAGTAGACGCTCGGGTCGTCGAGGTTGGTGAACTGGAAGTTGCCGAGCCGCTCCATCGCCACCTCCGGCACGACGCGCCCGCCTGGCGTTTCGCTGGCGATGGGCACGAGGCGGCGGGCGAGGCCCTCGTTCTGGAAGTAGGGCTGCAGGCCTAACTCCGACGCGCGCGCGATGGTCGAGGCGAAGTAGATCGGGCGCTCCCAGCCGTTGCGCGCGTTCTCCTGGATGATGTGGAGCGTCATGCGGTCCGACACCTGAAGCAGTTCGGCCTCGTTAGTGAACGGGTGCGGGCGACCCTCGACCACCCACGACACCGGCCCGAGCGAGTCACCGGCGAGTCCTGCCCCGTCGAGCATCTCGGACGAGAGCCGCTGATCATCCACGGGCAGCGTCATCGCGATGCCCTTCGGAATCTCCTGGTAGCCGAGCCCGTCGACTTCGCGGTCGGTGAGCGTGATCGGGAGCGGAGCTGAGGTGTGGCTCCACTGGTCGCGGAGCTGCTTGATGTACCACGGCGTGTTCAACAGCGACAGGTTGACCACGCGTACGTCCTTGCGGATGCCCTCGACTTCTTGGGCGTACCACAGCGGGAAGGTGTCGTTGTCGCCGTTGGTGAAGATGAGCGCGTTCGGCGCGGTGCTGTTGAGCATGTTGGTCGCGAACTCCGGCGCGATGTAGCGGCCGGAGCGGTCGTGGTCGTCGTAGTTGACCGCGATCATGAAGGCAGGCACGGCGAGGAAGAGCAGCCCGGCCACGAGGCCCGCGATGCGCAGGCGGCTGCTGTCTGTCGTGGGGGCGCCGTCTTGATCCGGCGCCTCTTCGTCACTGTGCGCGGTGCCGTGGCGACCGAGTGCGAGTTCGATCAGCCCTGTCGCACCGATGCCGCACCAGAGGCTGAAGGCGAAGAACGACGCCACGTACGAGTAGTCGCGTTCGCGGGGCTGGAACGGCGTCTGGTTGAGGTAGAGGATGATGCCGAGGCCCGTCATGAAGAACAGCGCGAGCACCGACAGCGCCCTTCGCCAATCTCGACTGAAGTGGAACGCGAGCCCCAGCAGTCCGAGCAGCAGCGGCAGGCCGTAGTAGGCGTTCCGACTCGACCATTGCGACGGACTTTGGTAGAGCACGTCAGTCGTTTCGTCGGGCACCAAGCCTGAGATCCAACGCGCGCCCTGCTCGTCGGACGCCTTGCCGACGAAGTTCCAGAGGAAGTAGCGGACGTACATCTCGCCGACCTGGTAGCCCCAGAAGTACTCCGAGTCGGAGTCGAATTGCGCGTAGTAGCGCTGGTGGTTGGGGTCGGGCGACCAGCGGCGGGGGAAGAGCACGTCCTCGCGGCCGAGTGTGCCCGTGCGGTCGTCGAACGTCGCGCCGGTCAAGAGCGGCGTGTTGCCGTACTGCTCGCGCTTGAGGTAGCTCACGATGGCCTCGGCCGTCTCCGGGTCGTTCTCGTCGATGGGCGGGTCGGCGGCGGAGCGGATGAAGATGAGCGCGTAGGACGAGTAGCCGATCAGGATCATCGCAAACGAGAGCGCGAGCAGGTTGGCCACCGGCATCTGCCGCCGCTGGGTGATCCACACGGCCGCCGTCATCAGGAGGATAAGCAGGATCGTGAAGGCGAGCGGGAAGCCCGAGCGCTCCGCGAAGTCGGGCAGCATCTGCACGACGCCGGGATAGATCATCCCGAAGAGCACCGTCGCCACCACGCCCGCGACCACGACGCCGAGCGTGCGGCGGCCCGGCGTCCAGTCGGCGCGGTCGAACTTGACGAAGTAGACGATCAGCGCGATGAAGAATAGCGTGAGCACGTTCAGCAGGTGCACGCCGATGGCCAGGCCGAAGAGGTAGGCGATGAGGACGAGGATGCGGTCCGAGCGTAGCCCGAACGGGTGCTCGCCGCGGGCCCGCAGTTCGGCCTCCTCGGCGATGGTGTCGTCGCGCCACTTCAGCGTGAGCCACACCACGATGGCCGTGAAAAACATCGAGAGCGCGTAGACCTCGGCCTCGACGGCGTTGAACCAGAACGAGTCGGTGGCCGCGAACGTGAGCGCGCCGATGACGCCGCCCGTAAGTGCCCCGAGCCGCTGCCCCGGCGTCCACGTGTCCGGATGCCCCTTCCAGATGCGCGCGAGCCGTACGATCACGAGGTGCGTGAGCAGGATCGTGAGCGCGCTCGCCACCACGCTCACCAGGTTCACCGCCAGCGCGATGTGCCGCGTGTCCATGAACAGATCGAGAATCGGCGCGAACACCATCGAGAAGAACCGCCCGATGAGCATGTAGAACGGCGCGCCCGGCGGGTGCGACACCTGTAGCCCGTGCGCGATGGCGATGAACTCACCTGAGTCCCAGAACGACGCCGTCGGGGCGACGGTGAGCAGGTAGAGCACGAGCGCGACGAGGAAGACGCCAGCAGCAACGAGCCGGTCGATGAGCTTGCCAGACATAGCGGGGGCGAGAGGTTCGGGCGTGTGGCGCGGCGACGAGCGCGCCTCCGGAGTGGGCAGACCTAAACGGTACAGCGCATCGAAGATAACCGACGCCTGCGGCTCAGAAACGCAATTCCCCGTGGAGGTCGTACCCGCCGCATTCGAACGCCGTGTGAAGGCGGCGGCGTCTGCTGATCGCGGCCCGATGCGGGTCGCTCACGGGGCGACCGAGCACCACACACGGGTGCCTGCCGCTCGGAGCACGTCGGCTGCGGAACGGGCTGCGGCCTCGTCCTCGAACACACCGAAGACGGCCGCGCCAGAGCCGGTCATCGCGGCGTAGCCCGCCCCCGCATTGAGCAAGGCCTGCTTGGCTGAGGCGATGGCGGGCGACTGAGCGAGGACCGGGGCCTCGAAGTCGTTGGTGAGGCGCTGTCGCCACTGGACGAGGTCGTTCGACCGCACGATGCCGGCGAGGTCCGGGCGGCTCACATCGTTAGGCGTGACGAGGCTGTAGGCATGCGCAGTACCTATCTCCGCGTCGGGCATCACGACGACGAGCGGGAAGGGAAAGGCGCAGGGCGCGCCTGCATCATCAGTGAGCGGGGCGAGCGTGGTGCCCGTTCCGGTGGCGTGCATCGGCGCGTCGTAGAGGAAGAACGGCACGTCTGCGCCCAGCTTCGCCGCGATAGGGTGGAGGTCGACCGTGGTGGCACCGAGGTCCCAGAGCGTGTTGAGCAGCCGCAGCGCGTGCGCCGCATCGGACGAGCCCCCGCCGAGGCCTGCGCCGAACGGGATCGCCTTCGTGAGATGGAGGCACGCCCCGAGCGTCCATGGGTCGAAGGCATGCTCCGCCGCCCATGCCTGCAACGCGTGTGCCGCGCGAACGACGAGGTTGCGTCCGTCGGTCGGTAGCGCGGGTTCCGAGCACGTCAGCACGACCGTGCCACCGTCGGCGTGCTCAGCTGTAAGCGTGTCGCGCCAGCCAATCGGTAGCAGCACTGTCTCGATGTCGTGGTAGCCGTCGGCGCGGCGGCGCAGGACGTGCAGCCCGAGGTTGAGCTTGGCAGGAGGGTGGCAGGAGAGCACAGGTGGGGAAAGCACAGAGGCGCGGGGGCACGAAAGCGGGGAAAGATCGGGAAACGGAAATGGAGGGGGCAGGGGATGGCGTCTCGGAAGAATTCTGTTGACGAGGTCGGGCGGACCGGCTTGCTTTCANNNNNNNNNNNNNNNNNNNNNNNNNNNNNNNNNNNNNNNNNNNNNNNNNNNNNNNNNNNNNNNNNNNNNNNNNNNNNNNNNNNNNNNNNNNNNNNNNNNACCGCCACACCGCCACACCGCCACACCGCCACACCGCCACACCGCCACACCGCCACACCGCCACACCGCCACACCGCCACACCGCGAAGAGCAGAGGAGGAATCGCTCGCACCCTTGACCCCGCCGCCGCCGCCCTGCACCTTCTCGACCCTCGACCCTCGACCCTCGACCCTCGACCCTCGACCCTCGACCCTCGACCCGAACCCATTCCGTGCGTCGCTACGACTACCTGATCGTCGGAGCCGGGCTGACCGGCAGCGTGCTCGCCGAGCGGCTGGCGTCGCAGCTCGGCAAGCGCGTGCTCGTCATCGACCGGCGCGCGCACCTCGGGGGCAACGTCTACGACGAGGACGACGAGCACGGCGTGCGCGTCCACCGCTACGGCCCGCACCTCTTTCATACCAACAGCGAGGCCGTCGTCCGCTACCTCTCGCAGTTCACCGCGTGGCACCCCTACGAGCACCGCGTCCTCGGGCGCATCGCCGACCACGACGGGGTCGAGCGGCTCGTGCCGGTGCCGTTCAACCTGACGTCGCTACACGCGCTTTACCCTGAGCGCCAGGCACAGCGTCTCGAAGCACGTCTCTTGTCGACCTATGGCGAGGGCGCCAACGTGCCGATCCTGAAGCTGCGCGAGACTGCCGACCCCGACCTCCATGCACTCGCGGAGTTTGTCTACGAGCGCGTGTTCTACGGCTACACGCTCAAGCACTGGGGCTGCCCACCCGACGCACTCGGACCGCACGTGACGGCGCGCGTCCCTGTCCGCGTCAGCCGCGACGACCGCTATTTCCAAGACGGCTTCCAGGCGCTACCGCGCGACGGGTACACCGCGATGGTCGAACGCATCCTCGACCACCCCGGCATCGATCTGGAAACCGGCGTCGCCTTCGAAGACGCCCGCGACACGGTGCAATTCGATCGCCTGATCTACACCGGCCCTATCGATGCGTTCTTCGACGAGGCGTACGGGCCGCTACCCTACCGCAGCCTCCGCTTCCGCTTCGAGCACACGGCCGCAGCCGACCTCGACGGCGATCTCGGGGCACGCGGATTTGCCCAGCCTGTGGCCCAGGTCAACCATCCGGCGCTCGATGTGCCGTTCACGCGCGTGACGGAGTTCAAGCACGCCACGGGTCAGCGCGCCGCGGGGACGACCGTCGCCCGCGAGTTTCCCGAAGCCTACGCGCCGGGCACGAACGAGCCCTATTACCCCGTTCCCGCTGCTGCAAACCGCGCGCAGTACGCGCGCTACGCCGCCGAGGCCGCCAGCCTCGAATCCGTCACCTTCGCGGGCCGCCTGGCCGACTACAAGTACTACAACATGGACCAAGCCGTCGCGCGAGCCCTCGTCGTGTTCCAGCAGCTAGCGGCGGTGTCCTGAACGGGACGATGTGGGTTTTCTGCAGATGCATTGCCCTCTGGAGACACGAAGGGTAGTTTCTGCCGATTTCCCACCCACCACTACCACCCGACTACGACCTTGCTCGTCAGGATTCCAATTCGACAGGGTACAGCCGTTCTGGCGATAGCCCTAGCTTGCTTCTTGCCGGGCCTCGGACAAGCGCAAGGGCTCGAAAGCAGCCTGCGCGACCAGGTTGCGCAGCAGGTGGCAGCCCGCGGAGGTGGCTCTGGTGCCCCCATTGCTCTCGAAGGAGCACTCGATCCGGCGGCCTACATCGTGGGCCCGGGCGACGTGTTCACCGTGACGGCAGGCGGCGGAGTCCCAGTCGTGCAGAGTGCCACGGTCTCCGCCGATGGCCTGCTCGTATTTCCGAGCCTCGGGGCGTTTGAGGTCGATGGTGAGACCCTGCAGACGGTGCAGGGCGAGGTGCGCGCAGCGCTGCGGCAGGCCTACCGCAACGTTCCCACGAACGTGACGCTGAGCTCGCCACGCCAGTTTTTTGTGCATGTCTCTGGCGCGGTTCCCGAGCCAGGACGACGCTTGGTTGGCCCCATCGCTCGCGTTGAAGACGCCCTGGCTGCGGCGCTCGGTGGCCTGACTCCGTTGGCGTTGCGCAACCAGGGCGGACTGCGTCAGGGCGAGACCCTCATCCGTGTTCCTGCCAACATGACTGCCGAAGTGCTAACGGCCCCCATCGAGGACGAGAGGCGGGGCAGCTCCTTGCTTGAGGCTCCGGAGGAGTCGCTACCGGCGCTGAGAAACGTGCTGGTGGTGCACCGCGATGGGTCCCGCACTCGCGTGGATCTGATGCGCTACTACGCTACAGGCGACACGCAGTACAACCCGTATCTCCGGGACGGCGACGCCGTGCACCTTGCGCTGTTCGCGCCAGATGTGTCGGGGGTACACATCGACGGAGATCTGATCGAGAGCCAAGTGCATGACTACCGCGAGGGAGATACGGTTTTCGATCTCGCCGAAGTCGCCCTCGGCCCCGGAGCGCTTGACCAGGTGCAGGCGGTTCGGCTGACACAACTTGCGGAGAACGGTCGTCCAGAGACCCTCACGCTTGATGCAGCAGCACTGCGTGCGGGGACGGTCCCCTCGGTGCAGCCACGTGCGCAGATCTACCTCGTCACGCAGGACGTCACGGCCGGGACGGCTGACGCGGTGGGGGCTTTGCTCTACCCCGGCACCTATCCGATTCGCATCGGCGAGACGAGTGTGCAGGACCTACTTGCCATGGCTGGCGGACTACGCCCTGAGGCCCTACCCCGCGTAGCCGTGCTCGAACGACGCTTGGAGACGGACCCTGCGCTATTCTATCCCGTCAACGAGACGGGCCGCCTCGGCAACTTGGAGTTTCTGAGCCGCGACTTCCTGGCGCGCGACTTGCTCCAGTTCCAGCGGATCCCGCTAGACTCTAATGTGCTCGCCGTGAGTGCGCCGCCGCTCTTGCTCCAAGATGGAGATCGGCTGCTCATGCCCTCTGGTGAGGAGGCGATCCAGGTGCTAGGTGCAGTACGCCGACCTGGCTTCATCCCATTTGTAGAGGGTGCTGCAGTCTCCTACTACATTGAGCAGGCCGGCGGAGTCGCCGCCGAAGCGCGGGAGATCTTCGTGCTCAACGCCTCGACGGGCGAGATGATGTTGGCGTCTAACGCTACAGTGCAGCCGGGCGACCGGGTGTTCGCGGACCGCGAGCCACGCCCTGAGACTGAGCAGCAGCAGCAACTCGCGATCCAACTGGAGCAACTAGAACGCCAGGAGTCCCGAGACCGCCGCGGCTTTGCATTGCAAGTCATCCAGACGACTCTAGCCGCCATCTCGACGGCTGTAACCCTCGTGCTCCTTCTAAACGATAGTGGCAACTAGCATGGAGCCTCTTACGGTACAGCGTAGTTCGCGCCAAGATTCGCTCCGGCCGGGCCGAGGTGACCACCCAGAAGCGGGCGCTTCTAGCGCGGGTACAGACGGTTGGACATACGCCCGAGCCATCTACCAGCATTGGCGCCTCATCGCGGCGGTCACGCTTGCGTCGGCGGTGGTCGCGGTCGGTATTGCCCTCCTGGTTCCGCGTCAATATGCCTCCGAGGCCCGGCTGCTCAAGCCGGAGGATACCACCGGATTCTCGCTGGGTGCGTTGCTAGGCTCAGCCGGTGGGGCTGTCGGGGGCTTGCTCACCGGTGGAGGGGAGTACTCCCGGTACCTCACGATTCTCACGAGCCGGACCATGATGGACACCATCATTGACCGGTTCGATCTCGTGGAAGTTTATGGTTTCGCGGACCAGGAGCATCCGCTCTCGGCCACCCGGGAAGAGCTCCGCGACAACGTGGAATACGAAGTAGACCTCGAATACGACTATCTAACGATCCGCGCGTACGACCGCGATGCAGACCGAGCCGCCAACATCGCGAACACGCTCGTCGAAGAGCTAGGACGAGAGCATGTGCGGTTGACCTCGGAGAATGCCCGCCGTACGCGGGTGGCTGTGGAGGCGAGGTTGGGTGAGGCCGAGGCAGCCCTAGACTCCGTACGGGGTAGTCTTCAGGATTTCCAAGAGGAGTACGGCGTGACAGAACTGGAATCTCAGGCGCGCGCGCTCTTGGAAGCTGTCGCTCAAGTCAAAGCCACTGAGGCTCAACTCACCGTCGAGTACCAGGCGCTAGCCGACCAGTTCGGTTCGGAAAACCCTACGGTTGTGGCAGCTCGTGCCGCACGCG harbors:
- the ybeY gene encoding rRNA maturation RNase YbeY — translated: MVLAHAERTLDPDIVIATVQHALGGEGFTAQDVSIVLADHATVLDLNRAWLDHDCTTDVLSFNLDEDALAEGFVEGEVYVDLDTAAERAPEFGTTFDAEALRYVVHGVLHLVGYDDATPDEKAAMHALEDRYLHNTPKGT
- a CDS encoding DUF2723 domain-containing protein, which codes for MSGKLIDRLVAAGVFLVALVLYLLTVAPTASFWDSGEFIAIAHGLQVSHPPGAPFYMLIGRFFSMVFAPILDLFMDTRHIALAVNLVSVVASALTILLTHLVIVRLARIWKGHPDTWTPGQRLGALTGGVIGALTFAATDSFWFNAVEAEVYALSMFFTAIVVWLTLKWRDDTIAEEAELRARGEHPFGLRSDRILVLIAYLFGLAIGVHLLNVLTLFFIALIVYFVKFDRADWTPGRRTLGVVVAGVVATVLFGMIYPGVVQMLPDFAERSGFPLAFTILLILLMTAAVWITQRRQMPVANLLALSFAMILIGYSSYALIFIRSAADPPIDENDPETAEAIVSYLKREQYGNTPLLTGATFDDRTGTLGREDVLFPRRWSPDPNHQRYYAQFDSDSEYFWGYQVGEMYVRYFLWNFVGKASDEQGARWISGLVPDETTDVLYQSPSQWSSRNAYYGLPLLLGLLGLAFHFSRDWRRALSVLALFFMTGLGIILYLNQTPFQPRERDYSYVASFFAFSLWCGIGATGLIELALGRHGTAHSDEEAPDQDGAPTTDSSRLRIAGLVAGLLFLAVPAFMIAVNYDDHDRSGRYIAPEFATNMLNSTAPNALIFTNGDNDTFPLWYAQEVEGIRKDVRVVNLSLLNTPWYIKQLRDQWSHTSAPLPITLTDREVDGLGYQEIPKGIAMTLPVDDQRLSSEMLDGAGLAGDSLGPVSWVVEGRPHPFTNEAELLQVSDRMTLHIIQENARNGWERPIYFASTIARASELGLQPYFQNEGLARRLVPIASETPGGRVVPEVAMERLGNFQFTNLDDPSVYYDENIRQMADNYRAVFATVAEALANQGRADDARTLLNRVETEVAAEVIPPDFYSLYTMATAYEALGDRDRVVAIMQQGEDLALYFLRSVTNSEMQTGLQYAQFIQQTYLANEAFDEVASFSDKIADTVGDESFRLNADTLRRAFEQDRAPAASDAAPTSGEAAAALPSEAG
- the ispE gene encoding 4-(cytidine 5'-diphospho)-2-C-methyl-D-erythritol kinase, with amino-acid sequence MLSCHPPAKLNLGLHVLRRRADGYHDIETVLLPIGWRDTLTAEHADGGTVVLTCSEPALPTDGRNLVVRAAHALQAWAAEHAFDPWTLGACLHLTKAIPFGAGLGGGSSDAAHALRLLNTLWDLGATTVDLHPIAAKLGADVPFFLYDAPMHATGTGTTLAPLTDDAGAPCAFPFPLVVVMPDAEIGTAHAYSLVTPNDVSRPDLAGIVRSNDLVQWRQRLTNDFEAPVLAQSPAIASAKQALLNAGAGYAAMTGSGAAVFGVFEDEAAARSAADVLRAAGTRVWCSVAP
- the glf gene encoding UDP-galactopyranose mutase, giving the protein MRRYDYLIVGAGLTGSVLAERLASQLGKRVLVIDRRAHLGGNVYDEDDEHGVRVHRYGPHLFHTNSEAVVRYLSQFTAWHPYEHRVLGRIADHDGVERLVPVPFNLTSLHALYPERQAQRLEARLLSTYGEGANVPILKLRETADPDLHALAEFVYERVFYGYTLKHWGCPPDALGPHVTARVPVRVSRDDRYFQDGFQALPRDGYTAMVERILDHPGIDLETGVAFEDARDTVQFDRLIYTGPIDAFFDEAYGPLPYRSLRFRFEHTAAADLDGDLGARGFAQPVAQVNHPALDVPFTRVTEFKHATGQRAAGTTVAREFPEAYAPGTNEPYYPVPAAANRAQYARYAAEAASLESVTFAGRLADYKYYNMDQAVARALVVFQQLAAVS
- a CDS encoding SLBB domain-containing protein is translated as MPGLGQAQGLESSLRDQVAQQVAARGGGSGAPIALEGALDPAAYIVGPGDVFTVTAGGGVPVVQSATVSADGLLVFPSLGAFEVDGETLQTVQGEVRAALRQAYRNVPTNVTLSSPRQFFVHVSGAVPEPGRRLVGPIARVEDALAAALGGLTPLALRNQGGLRQGETLIRVPANMTAEVLTAPIEDERRGSSLLEAPEESLPALRNVLVVHRDGSRTRVDLMRYYATGDTQYNPYLRDGDAVHLALFAPDVSGVHIDGDLIESQVHDYREGDTVFDLAEVALGPGALDQVQAVRLTQLAENGRPETLTLDAAALRAGTVPSVQPRAQIYLVTQDVTAGTADAVGALLYPGTYPIRIGETSVQDLLAMAGGLRPEALPRVAVLERRLETDPALFYPVNETGRLGNLEFLSRDFLARDLLQFQRIPLDSNVLAVSAPPLLLQDGDRLLMPSGEEAIQVLGAVRRPGFIPFVEGAAVSYYIEQAGGVAAEAREIFVLNASTGEMMLASNATVQPGDRVFADREPRPETEQQQQLAIQLEQLERQESRDRRGFALQVIQTTLAAISTAVTLVLLLNDSGN
- a CDS encoding Wzz/FepE/Etk N-terminal domain-containing protein; the encoded protein is MEPLTVQRSSRQDSLRPGRGDHPEAGASSAGTDGWTYARAIYQHWRLIAAVTLASAVVAVGIALLVPRQYASEARLLKPEDTTGFSLGALLGSAGGAVGGLLTGGGEYSRYLTILTSRTMMDTIIDRFDLVEVYGFADQEHPLSATREELRDNVEYEVDLEYDYLTIRAYDRDADRAANIANTLVEELGREHVRLTSENARRTRVAVEARLGEAEAALDSVRGSLQDFQEEYGVTELESQARALLEAVAQVKATEAQLTVEYQALADQFGSENPTVVAARAARDAARGEARRLLSGQDAALPIALEDLPSLGRQYAGLVQEQLIQTTIIESIYPLYEQARFREESEAQAVQVVDAAEPTVVPARPSRKVLVVLLTLSGVLLACGYVVVRAWTRLHLPELASRLREPSRQDA